A single genomic interval of Cervus elaphus chromosome 26, mCerEla1.1, whole genome shotgun sequence harbors:
- the LOC122684411 gene encoding protein LEG1 homolog, whose protein sequence is MWSSSVIPTFLFLSVFPVGLAPDPGSTTQGNDIYPPFWDQTDGDIAEFPVQNNKIIVDLWKYMDRLRIYKILIRESNKYFASFGKNNTGNVFWALTLLYGRLFETGRFSEPPNSSRCAYESGVSSCISINSAWGGISFYVVIAYFLGAIESEFLGNLPYEVELLPREEYRSNFCYSVEECRAAYPQIMDIANRFYKYLQSRKIVSTTGGIPQYDTDEDTAIFKMWAAHQAAIDVAKPKFSDVSFYSSETERDFSVDFLVTAEFFEAVLYRPYLESSAEFLVGFPHRLLTDEDRNVLTSNFSRREKALITAAKLTTKINKSTGGLFLTIWKKLMTSKFARAVGRFLINRLLLIPIE, encoded by the exons ATGTGGTCTTCTTCGGTGATCCCCACTTTTCTCTTCCTGAGCGTTTTTCCTGTGGGCTTGGCCCCAGATCCAGGGTCAACCACCCAGGGAAATGACATCTACCCCCCTTTTTGGGACCAAACTGATGGAGACATCGCAGAATTTCCAGTGCAGAATAACAAGATAATCGTTGATCTCTGGAAATATATGGATCGACTAAGAATATATAAGATCCTTATAAGAGAATCAAACAAATATTTTGCTTCATTTGGTAAAAACAACACAGGCAATGTGTTTTGGGCACTGACTTTACTTTATGGAAGGCTATTTGAAACAG GTAGATTTTCAGAGCCTCCCAATAGTTCACGGTGTGCCTATGAGTCTGGAGTCTCCAGCTGCATATCTATCAACAGTGCCTGGGGAG GCATTAGCTTCTATGTGGTTATTGCGTATTTCCTTGGTGCAATTGAATCTGAGTTTTTGGGGAATTTGCCATATGAGGTAGAGTTACTACCTCGAGAGGAGTACAGATCTAACTTCTGTTATTCAGTTGAGGAATGCCGTGCAGCCTATCCACAAATTATGGATATAGCCAACAGGTTTTATAAG TATCTGCAATCCAGAAAGATAGTTTCCACTACCGGAGGTATTCCTCAGTATGACACAGATGAGGACACAGCGATCTTTAAGATGTGGGCGGCCCATCAAGCTGCCATTGATGTGGCAAAGCCGAAGTTCAGTGATGT ATCATTCTATTCTTCTGAAACTGAACGAGACTTCTCTGTGGACTTTCTAGTGACTGCAGAATTTTTTGAGGCAGTATTATATCGTCCATACTTGGAAAGTTCAGCAGAATTCCTAGTGGGTTTCCCACACAGGCTACTCACAGATGAGGATCGTAATGTTCTCACGAGTAACTTCAGCAGACGGGAAAAAGCATTGATCACTGCAGCAAAACtcactacaaaaataaataaaagcacag